The following coding sequences are from one Kallotenue papyrolyticum window:
- a CDS encoding PRC-barrel domain-containing protein — protein sequence MRKAKEVIGKRIIHQTTGAELASVHDIIFDAPARRAVALLVERGGWFREARVVPWTAITGIGDVIMVSGEQPIVTASEIPELRDEDREIRLTGLAVMNEHGDRIGTVGDLYINDAGEVIGYEVKQGFMSSPKFLFADSVKAVGRDAVIADTSQLTSMARAREEAHLHQPAAPDEPPLPAATTVEELAVAEPAPTTDSAARESIDTTAADGRANIVEGAPDETRRDELPRS from the coding sequence ATGCGCAAAGCCAAAGAAGTGATCGGTAAGCGGATCATTCACCAGACGACGGGCGCAGAGCTGGCTAGCGTACACGACATTATCTTCGACGCCCCCGCGCGGCGGGCGGTCGCCCTGCTGGTGGAGCGTGGCGGCTGGTTTCGCGAGGCGCGCGTCGTGCCTTGGACGGCCATCACCGGCATCGGCGATGTGATCATGGTCAGCGGCGAGCAGCCGATCGTCACCGCTAGCGAGATCCCCGAACTGCGCGACGAAGACCGCGAGATTCGGCTGACCGGCCTGGCGGTGATGAACGAACACGGCGACCGTATCGGCACGGTCGGCGACCTGTACATCAACGACGCCGGCGAGGTGATCGGCTATGAAGTCAAACAGGGCTTCATGAGCAGTCCCAAGTTTCTGTTCGCCGACAGCGTAAAAGCTGTAGGACGCGACGCGGTGATCGCCGATACCAGCCAGTTGACCAGCATGGCTAGAGCCCGCGAAGAGGCGCACCTGCATCAACCGGCCGCGCCGGATGAGCCGCCCCTCCCAGCTGCTACCACGGTTGAAGAGCTGGCCGTTGCCGAACCGGCGCCGACAACTGATAGCGCCGCGCGCGAGAGCATCGATACTACGGCAGCCGACGGTCGCGCCAACATCGTGGAAGGCGCGCCGGACGAGACGCGGCGCGACGAGCTGCCACGCTCCTGA
- the rpoN gene encoding RNA polymerase factor sigma-54 — MSMQMAPQMQMKASPALIALNNMLILSTLELQQMIQQELEENPALEMTEAEEELCQRCGRPFSGATCIYCLQEDLRTMEAERDDYTGPVEDDEFDPLMLVATPPSLGETLLRDLRASLPEADHFIAEYLVGSLNDQGYLDTSLEEVATTLGVDLQRVERILLKLQEVGPVGVGARTVPECLLLQLRRLRQEGIDHPYVEAIIRDHWVDLGEHRYGAIAQALGIQYEDVVAARDFIRKYLRPYPLERASNDDTLSPTQTTYLTPDVIIREDENGKLVAEVVESQRYYLRLNPLYQELARKASRSNEAGVSPEEKEHLTQYVSRAQLFLTNLRQRRETIRRIAEYLIQRQEKFLRHGVRYLEPLTRAEVAAAIGVHESTVSRATANKHVQLPSHEVIPFSHFFTASLSVKDVLLELVANETRPLTDQELVELLRERGFAVARRTVAKYRNQLKILPSTLR, encoded by the coding sequence ATGAGCATGCAGATGGCTCCACAGATGCAGATGAAGGCATCGCCTGCGCTCATCGCCCTCAACAATATGCTGATCCTCTCCACGCTGGAGCTGCAGCAGATGATCCAGCAGGAGCTGGAAGAGAATCCCGCGCTGGAGATGACCGAAGCGGAGGAAGAGCTCTGCCAGCGCTGCGGACGGCCCTTTAGCGGCGCGACCTGCATCTACTGTCTGCAGGAAGACCTGCGCACCATGGAGGCCGAGCGCGACGATTATACCGGCCCGGTTGAGGACGACGAGTTCGATCCGCTTATGCTGGTGGCAACGCCCCCTTCGCTGGGCGAGACGCTGCTGCGCGATCTGCGCGCCAGCCTACCCGAAGCGGATCACTTCATCGCCGAATACCTGGTCGGCAGCCTCAACGATCAGGGCTACCTGGACACCTCGCTGGAAGAGGTAGCCACGACCCTGGGCGTTGATCTGCAGCGCGTCGAGCGCATCCTGCTCAAACTGCAAGAGGTCGGTCCAGTTGGCGTCGGCGCGCGCACGGTGCCCGAATGTCTGCTGCTCCAGCTCCGGCGCCTGCGCCAGGAAGGTATCGACCATCCCTATGTTGAGGCCATTATCCGCGACCACTGGGTCGATTTGGGCGAGCATCGCTACGGTGCGATCGCCCAGGCGCTGGGCATCCAGTACGAGGACGTGGTCGCGGCGCGCGATTTCATCCGCAAATATCTCCGGCCCTACCCTCTGGAGCGCGCCAGCAACGATGATACGCTCAGCCCGACCCAGACCACCTACCTTACGCCCGATGTGATCATCCGTGAGGACGAGAACGGCAAGCTGGTTGCCGAGGTCGTGGAAAGTCAGCGCTACTATCTGCGTCTCAACCCGCTCTATCAAGAGCTGGCGCGCAAAGCGTCGCGCTCCAACGAAGCCGGCGTATCACCTGAGGAAAAAGAGCACCTAACCCAGTATGTCAGCCGCGCGCAGCTCTTCCTGACCAATCTGCGCCAGCGGCGCGAAACGATCCGGCGCATCGCCGAATACCTGATTCAGCGCCAGGAAAAGTTTCTGCGCCATGGCGTGCGCTACCTGGAACCGCTGACCCGGGCTGAAGTTGCTGCGGCGATCGGCGTCCACGAGTCGACCGTGAGTCGCGCGACGGCCAACAAGCACGTCCAACTGCCGTCGCACGAGGTGATTCCCTTCAGCCACTTCTTTACCGCATCATTGAGCGTCAAGGACGTGCTGCTGGAGCTGGTGGCCAACGAAACGCGGCCACTGACCGATCAGGAGCTGGTGGAGCTGCTGCGCGAGCGCGGCTTCGCTGTCGCCCGGCGTACGGTGGCCAAGTATCGTAATCAGCTCAAGATTCTGCCTTCGACACTGCGCTGA
- a CDS encoding nuclease-related domain-containing protein, with protein sequence MSLLNDVTLAGMHADSDHVLVGPGGVWAIEVKHHAGVVQYIGDAWGYARIGLQGVPRAGQITDSARQAQRAALRLEALLRAHGIHTMVQPLVVFTHPLVELQLQMPSVPVRRALEVAPPARCAPEQLTPQQVTRIVAAICAQHGASV encoded by the coding sequence ATGTCCCTGCTCAACGATGTCACCCTCGCCGGCATGCACGCCGACAGCGATCATGTGCTGGTTGGGCCGGGCGGTGTCTGGGCCATCGAGGTCAAGCACCACGCGGGCGTGGTGCAGTACATCGGCGATGCCTGGGGCTATGCGCGCATCGGGCTGCAGGGCGTGCCCCGCGCCGGGCAGATCACCGATTCAGCGCGTCAGGCGCAGCGCGCCGCCCTGCGGCTGGAAGCGCTGCTGCGCGCCCATGGCATCCACACAATGGTACAGCCGCTGGTGGTCTTCACCCACCCGCTGGTTGAACTACAGCTGCAGATGCCCAGCGTGCCGGTGCGGCGCGCGCTTGAAGTCGCGCCACCGGCAAGGTGCGCGCCCGAGCAGCTGACGCCGCAGCAGGTGACCCGCATCGTCGCCGCGATCTGCGCTCAGCACGGCGCGTCGGTGTAA